One segment of Gasterosteus aculeatus chromosome 3, fGasAcu3.hap1.1, whole genome shotgun sequence DNA contains the following:
- the LOC120816043 gene encoding uridylate-specific endoribonuclease C, with amino-acid sequence MSRSQQATQDLTEVLNQIWRLDTNRLKPGTDYIISLQGSAGFVPQGSNYARDLARAPLFKYVNEDKLRSIETYLHFVNLLDNYESSTGVSERVTSEELQENRLFIDSMMETDVMKHAHKYLVRKRQSPSDPEQFKKQLYDIWFRLYHRDKSGGEDSCGFEHVFVGETKFGQEIMGLHNWVQFYLLEKHGHVDYKGYKARDRKNTPDEDDHVLNLQFSWKGLVKPLGSCFLGVSPEFEVALFTIIFLMSTEKKTSVVVKVDEYVLELVVYRHGRSIGTSFPKLLSSNHKDL; translated from the exons ATGTCGAGGAG TCAACAAGCCACTCAGGATCTCACCGAGGTGTTAAACCAAATATGGCGCCTGGATACCAACCGCCTCAAACCGGGCACCGATTACATCATTTCCCTCCAG GGGAGTGCAGGTTTTGTGCCACAGGGGAGCAACTACGCCAGAGACCTGGCCAGAGCTCCGCTCTTCAAATATGTCAACGAGGACAAACTCCGGAGCATCGAGACATATTTAC ATTTCGTCAACCTGCTGGACAACTACGAATCGTCCACAGGCGTGTCAGAGAGGGTGACGTCAGAGGAGCTTCAAGAGAACAGGCTCTTTATCGATTCCATGATGGAGACCGATGTCATGAAG CACGCTCACAAGTACCTGGTCAGGAAGCGGCAGTCGCCGTCAGACCCTGAGCAGTTCAAGAAGCAGCTGTATGACATCTGGTTCCGCCTCTACCACAGGGACAAGAGTGGAGG AGAGGATTCCTGTGGGTTTGAACATGTGTTTGTGGGAGAAACCAAGTTTGGACAGGAGATCATGGGTCTCCACAACTGGGTCCAGTTCTACCTGCTGGAAAAGCACGGCCATGTTGACTACAAAGGCTACAAAGCCAGAGACCGCAAAAACACC CCTGACGAGGATGACCACGTCCTGAACCTGCAGTTCAGCTGGAAGGGTCTGGTGAAGCCGCTTGGCAGCTGCTTCCTTGGTGTGAGTCCCGAGTTTGAGGTGGCTCTCTTCACCATCATCTTCCTCATGTCGACTGAGAAGAAGACGTCCGTGGTGGTGAAAGTGGACGAGTACGTGCTGGAGCTGGTTGTCTATCGGCACGGGAGATCCATCGGCACGTCTTTCCCCAAATTGCTCAGCAGCAACCACAAGGATCTGTAA